Genomic segment of Citrus sinensis cultivar Valencia sweet orange chromosome 7, DVS_A1.0, whole genome shotgun sequence:
atggatttttatttcaaaattttttagtagagttGTTCGAGCTCTTGATATTGTCACCTTAGACCCTGACGCCCCATATTTATCTGCACACTAATTAAATCTCTTACGATGTATTTACTAAATGTGAATAAGAATGAGATGAAATCATAATGAGCAAGAGtcgaaatgaaaataaagagtcggaataaaaataagttttttactTGAATTATAAGAATCAGAAGTAGAATGAACTGAATTCtcattaatgtgtttactttatattGGATCTGgaatgtgtttactttatattGGATCTGGAATGAGTTGAATTGttacaaattactaaaatatcatttattaattattgttataattattattttatattttaattatcgtGATTATCTATTCAAGAATTATTATCagtcttattattattattaattatagctaataatatattaattataaaaattttatcattaacaataaagataataataatattaacattaatatctaataatttattaattataatttatcattaagaagaagaagaagaagtatgAGGAAGAGGCTAAGTCAGCCGAAGATCTCATTAATGGCAAGAATGAAACTTTCACCCTCACTACAAAATATTTGAGCCATGGTCACTGCGGCACTTAGATGGAAGAAATAAGAGACACTGTCGTTATACTATTTTTGTGTTAAAGAATTTTTGCAAGTGCTTGAAAATCAAgctaatttattgttattccCAATAGGGGGCTGATTGCGGAGTCTTGCACCTTATAGTGCGAGATTACATACATTTCTCATTGGAAGATGTGGTCTCCACAACTCAACTCCTCCCTACAAAAGTTTGACACGTGTGTAGTCGCGCAACTAATCATAATTCTCTCAATTGGACCTGAAATCACTTGCTGGTAAATGTTTAAATAAGGAAACATGGAAGCCTTCAATGATCTTGTTGTgtctattttatttgaactttAAATTTGCCCTTAGCCTTTGCAAGTTGGTTTTAGTTTGCGGAGCTTGTCATCTTAtattaaataactattttatgATCGTTTGATGAAAATACAACGAccgtaaaaaattaaaattatgttactttatatttttataattatttgatttttatttacgGGTTGTAGGACACTTTTatacattatattattattattattacgtAAGCTAACAAGTCCACTTATCATGAATCAATCAACAAACCTGTGATATGaaagtttgaaattaatcattaataCACGTGTCAACTGCAGAAGTGGCGACTCTTGAGCGCGCCGCCGCTATCAGGCCGTGTCAAGCGACCCGTGTTGAGGAACATCTTGGGCCGTATTTTTGGCTATATAGTGAACATTTGGTCAAATTAGCCGCCGTTCTGATAAAACCCTTCGCCCTTCTTCTgttttttgttcatttaaaCCCTAGAAACCCGAGTCTCTTAAAAGCCAAAACTGAGAACACCGCTAGTCCCAAAATGCGGAGACTCAATTCATTTCCAAATTTCCAAAACTTCGCAATCAAATCCATTTTCTCATTCTTCTCTTCACTTTCGAAGACCCATAATACAAACCCCATCCTCCTTAATTACCTAATCGAAACCCTAAAAATTCCCGAATCACGAGCCCTTGTGATCTCAAACAAATACTCTCACATTAAATCCCTAGAAAAACAGCAAACTGTGCGTCAATTTTTCCGCAATGTTGGGTTATCCGATAACCACATTCAGCTGGCAGTTAGTGCAACACCCAAAATTCTATTCTCCGATATTAACAAGACCCTTAAACCAAAGATTGAGCTTTTTCAACGTTTGGGTTTTGTGGGTTCTGATTTGGGTAAGTTTGTTTCCAAAAATTCATTCCTTTTAGCTGTTAGTTTggagaaaaaattgattcCATGTGTTAAAATTATTCAGAAAATATTAGCAGATCGTACTActaatgaaaatttgattcgTGTTGTTAGTAGATGCAACTGGATTCTCACAAGAGACCCAGAGAAATCAGGGCTATTAAGAAACATTGAATACTTGAAGAGTTGTGGCATTGTTGGTTCTCAGTTGTCTGCTTTATTAGTGAGGCAAACTAGGCTATTTTGTTTTGAGGAATTGAAACTTAGACAGCTTGTTTTGCGGCTTTTAGATATGGGCTTTTCGACTGACTCTAGGATGTTTGTTCATGGATTGGATGCACTTTGCTGCTTTAGCGAAGAAACAGTTGATAGAAAATTGGATTTATTTAGGAGCTATGGATTTTCCAAAGAAGAGTTCATGGAAATGTTTCGGAGGGCACCTGGAATAATTAGGTCGTCTGAGGAGAGTTTAAAGTCGAGACTTGAGTTCTTTCTGAAAgagatcaaatttaaaaagtcgGTGTTGGTTCATAATCCAGTTTGTTTAACGCTAAGTGTAGAAAATCGAGTGATTCCTCGATATAGGGTTTTTCAGATTGTTATGTCAAGGGGAATGTTGAAGAAGGAATTGAGTTTTCGTTCAATGCTGCTCTTGAGTGAGGAGAATTTCTTGGAGAAGTTTGTGTTGAGTTTTGGAGAAGATGCAGAGGAGTTGTTGCTAGCTTACAAGGGCCACAAGTTGGGTTCTTCTGGAGAACAACAATTACAATGagggtttttgtttttccttgcACAAACCTTGTGGTCCTGGGCATTTTAAGGCCCTGTGACAGAAGGATCTGAGGGTAGCTGGTACTATGCACTGAAAACATCTAGTGGTTTGTTTCATCATCATGAAGCGGTTTCTGGGCATTTTAATGTTCTTTCTGCTATGTGTTTGAGCAGCAGAGTTTACGCGGATAGTTTACTTTTGGTTAGGTGGTGTGTTGGAGAAGAGATCAAAGCATTAAACGAGAAGTGAATTACCGTAAAAGAGCTCTGCTGGAGATAAGTTCTGTACCAAAATCAGACAAGTCTTAGATGATCTCTGTTCTGTATCTCtgttccttttttctttttccctcaCTGAAAATTTTCTTGCAAGGAGAGATCTccattgattattttgatgtTGTTTGAGTTTGATCTTCAGATGAAAATGATTacgatttttcttttttaaattttatttgtgtgtTCTCAAACATGTTTAATGCCGAGAGAGGCATAGTTGCTAATGGCAAGTGGGTGGGGGCTATTTGCACCCTAAAACATACACTTTTAGAACACTGCATTCCATAACCGAAGAAGTTCAGTTACAAATATGGATGAATAGCATGAGTCGAATCATCCGGCCATACCCCCAAATAACCAACAGAATAGCTAAATATGCCCGAAACCTATCAGAAGGCTTGATATATTTGAACAATAAATACTTGTAAAATCTAATGTTAAAACCTGTATCGATCATCGAAATTTGCCTTGCTCCATGGCACGTCTTTCGCACTTGACATTCTACCCAACGTCACATTCACATTTTGGCCTTGTTCGTTTGGCCATGTTCGTTTGGCCAAATTCTAAATCTAATTGCCCTTCCGAAATCCTTAAGCTATTTGTCGTTAATTTAAGCCCAAAAACCCTAAACTTTCGAAAGTCAATACTGAAAAGACTGTAGTCCCAAAATGCAGAGACTCAATTCATTCCGAAATTCCCAAAACTTTGCAATCAAAtccttcttctcattcttctCTTCCGTTTCGAAAACCCCAAATACAAACTCCATCTTCCTCAATTATTTAATCGAAACCGTAAATATTCCCAAATCACGAGCCCTTGTGATCTCAAACCAATTCTCACGCATTAAAACCCTTGAAAAACCGCAAACTGTGTCTCAATTTTTGCACAGTGTTGGATTCTCTGACACCCACATTCAATTGGCAGTTCATACAAAACCCACTATTCTCTTCGCTGATGTTAACAAAACCCTTAAACCAAAGATCGCATATTTCCAGCAGCTGGGCCTCGTGGGTTCTGATTTGGGTAAGTTTATTTCCAAGTATCCAAATGTTTTAACTGCTAGtttagagagaaaattgaTTCCATGTGTTGAAAttcttaagaaaattttagcGGAGGACTCTAATAATGAAGATTTGATTCGTGTTATTCGTAGAATGAGTTGGGATCTTGTGGTAATAGACCCGGAGAAATCGGGGTTGTTAAGAAACATTGAATACTTGAAAAGCTGTGGCATTGTTGGGTCTCAGCTGTCAATGTTATTAGTGAGGCTACCTAGgctattttgttttaatgatTTGAAACTTAGACAGCTTGTTTTGCGGGTTTTAGATATGGGCTTTACGACTGACTCTAGGATGTTTGTTCATGGATTGGATGCACTTTGCCGCTTGAGTGAAAAAACATTTGATAGAAAATTGGATTTATTTAGGAGCTATGGATTCTCAAAAGAAGAGTGCATTGAAATGATTAGGACAGCACCTAGATTGCTTAGTGCGTCGGAGGAGAGGTTGAAGTCTGGACTTGATTTCTTCTTGAAAAAGATTGAATTTGGAAAGGCGGTGCTGGTTCGTATGCCCTGCTGCATGATGTACAGCATTGAAAATCGAGTGATTCCTCGATATAGGGTTTTTCAAATTGTTATGGTGAGGAGGATGTTGAAGAAGGATTGGAGTTTTCCTTCAGTACTGGTTTTGAGTGAGGAGAATTTCTTGAACAAGTATGTGCTGAGTTTTGGAGATGATGCAGAGGAGTTGTTGCTAGCTTACAAGGGCCACAAGTTGGGTTCTTCTTCTAAAAAACAACTATTTCAGTGAGGGTGGTTTTTCTGCCTGACGCAAATCCACAGGTCTGATGTTTTTTCAGGCCCTATAACAGGACTATCCAAGAGTAGCTTATGGTATGCAAGAACAATATCAAGTGGCTTGTTTCACAATCATAAAGTGGTTTCTTCTGGGCATTTCAACGTTCTTGCTGCTTTGTGTTTGCTGGCATCAAATGAATGGTGAATTTCCTTTAAAAGAGCACTGCTGGAGATAAATGTAAGCTCGGTGCCAATATTAGACAAGTCTTTGATGATCTCTGTTCTATACCTGCTTGAAATTTTGCTTGTATGTCTTGGAATTACACTTTTTCTTCCTTGACCCAATTCTTGTTAATTCATCTCGTTTGAGCCTTCCTGTTTCGGgttaatctctctctctctctctcttttcttttttccaactGAAAACTTCCAATTTCGtgttaatcattttcttttcaactgaaaattttcttgCAGGCAAACacttaaattgattattttgatgtTGTTTGAGTTTGATCttcaattgaaaatgattCTAATTCTTTTGTGTACTCAAATGTGTTTAATGCTGAGAGAGAGGCATAGTTCCTAATGGCAAATGGGTAGTAAGGAACTATGGTAGCTTAAAGATGTCACATTATTGATTCATCGTCACATTATTTGATTCATCTACTTCTCCAAATGAAGAATCTTCATGCAACTTTCCTCTCTGGGACATTTTGAAGACTGCGCAAGTAACAAGAAGTTATTTTTCAGTTGCATAACTAACACTATCCTGCCTAATGTGGCCGTATAACATCagcagtaaagaaattttatggtACCTGAAATTGTCACTTTTAAAATGCTTTCCCTAGTTCTCATGATGTTTAGATCTTGTAAGTGTTTCCTA
This window contains:
- the LOC102611177 gene encoding uncharacterized protein LOC102611177 — protein: MRRLNSFPNFQNFAIKSIFSFFSSLSKTHNTNPILLNYLIETLKIPESRALVISNKYSHIKSLEKQQTVRQFFRNVGLSDNHIQLAVSATPKILFSDINKTLKPKIELFQRLGFVGSDLGKFVSKNSFLLAVSLEKKLIPCVKIIQKILADRTTNENLIRVVSRCNWILTRDPEKSGLLRNIEYLKSCGIVGSQLSALLVRQTRLFCFEELKLRQLVLRLLDMGFSTDSRMFVHGLDALCCFSEETVDRKLDLFRSYGFSKEEFMEMFRRAPGIIRSSEESLKSRLEFFLKEIKFKKSVLVHNPVCLTLSVENRVIPRYRVFQIVMSRGMLKKELSFRSMLLLSEENFLEKFVLSFGEDAEELLLAYKGHKLGSSGEQQLQ
- the LOC102615995 gene encoding transcription termination factor MTERF5, chloroplastic-like; the protein is MQRLNSFRNSQNFAIKSFFSFFSSVSKTPNTNSIFLNYLIETVNIPKSRALVISNQFSRIKTLEKPQTVSQFLHSVGFSDTHIQLAVHTKPTILFADVNKTLKPKIAYFQQLGLVGSDLGKFISKYPNVLTASLERKLIPCVEILKKILAEDSNNEDLIRVIRRMSWDLVVIDPEKSGLLRNIEYLKSCGIVGSQLSMLLVRLPRLFCFNDLKLRQLVLRVLDMGFTTDSRMFVHGLDALCRLSEKTFDRKLDLFRSYGFSKEECIEMIRTAPRLLSASEERLKSGLDFFLKKIEFGKAVLVRMPCCMMYSIENRVIPRYRVFQIVMVRRMLKKDWSFPSVLVLSEENFLNKYVLSFGDDAEELLLAYKGHKLGSSSKKQLFQ